AATTTCAAACTCCATCCCGCCTTTATCTGCAcctcccccctccccccaaacaaaaccccaaaaaaaagaaaagaaaaagaaaattatgacAATTTGTATCTCAAAAGACAACTCTCAGGATAAGACCAAGCAGTCAAGCAACTCTAAATGTCATTAAATGAAAGACCAAAACTACCTCATAGGCATGCAACTGGACAACTGCAAGGACAGACATTACAGCTACTACAACATCTAAGATTTCAGGAAAGGTTAGAAGTGTATGATATCTTTCACACTGTTcattgcaaaaataaaaaataaaaaatgaactCATACCAACTTGCCATTTAGAATGATATGCAAGTTAAATCAGATGTATCTTCCAAGTGAGGGGCAAAACCTTAGAAATTTCCCATTCGACTGAACCATTAGTAACACAATAGGAGGCAATGACAGCCACAAAGTATTGGCCTTTCTTACCCTTTTGGTCAAGTATAATAGACATAAAATAGTTGGAAGTCCACAAAAATAGGAATAGTTTACCATTTGGCAATGAGTCAAGAGAATTTCCCAAATATTCGTGGTGAACAAATTCCCCCCTTCAATTTTCACATCTTTGAATTTGCCAGCATCTATTTGCAGCCGATATGAAGGTATATGTTCATTAAGCCCAGCAGTAAATTCAGGGCCATTAAACTTTTCCAATTCAGGGTCCGATGACAATGTCCACCAACTATATTTTGACTTAATTCCCATAGATTTCACCCTTCTTGAGCTAAACTTGTCCAGCAGAATTTTTGCATTGGCAGCTATCTCGTTATCAAGTAGCTTATGTAGAATAATGGATGAGTCTTTGGATACATATCTTTTAGGTTTGTGAAACCATTGAATAAACTTTGCAGATGCTCTACCAAATGATTGGCCCACTGTATGACTTTCAATACTTTCAAGTGCAGAAGAGCAAATAACTTCAGCAAGCACAGAAAGAATATGTTCTTCTGAAGAGCTGATGGTAAAAGTTGCAAGTACCTGCTGGTAGGAAAGTAAGAATTCAGTCCATCAGTGTCACGTGGCACCTGTTGGACAGACACAAAGAGAGAGCAGACCCATGCAAGAAGCAGATATCAGATGCATTAATTCGAAAGAACAAAGTAGTAGCTCAATTATTTCTTTTTCGGTTGTACACAGCAggaaaaagattaaaaaagaaagaaaggaaaaaggttAATCTGACCTCTCTCAGATTTCCAAAATCATCGATATTTCTTTCAGTTCCACATCTAAATGCCACAAGCTCAAAGCTCCAAAGCTGTTGCAGTACCACCTGTCTAAATGTCATGGCAAGTATGTTCTCCGACGTAGTGCTAGAAAGAATATCTTCACTAAGGGTAGCTTTGAGTTTCTTAGCCTTCTCTTTTACTTTGCTAGCAGGTAAAAACTACAATAACGATGGATTCAGCAAAAGTTccatgaaaataaaatgctcagTTTATCTGTATGGAAAACAATAAAGTCAAATAATTCAATAATGATGACAGAAATGCCAAATATTAGATTAAGTCTCATTTAATGACTAGAAAGAGAAGGTTTGAGCATAAAAGGAGGTAAAAGGTTGAAAACATCATAAATAAAGGAACAGGACAATGAAAAGTGAAACCTGTATAAGGGAGAAGTGTCTAAACTGATGTGAGACTGAGAAACCATGTTTACTCTTATGTCTTGTTCCATGCTTATGAAGGGAGAACACTAAAAAGGGATGCAGAAAAGAAAGCAACTAAAAATATACAACAAATTGCAAGAACCACGTCAAAACCATGTTTGAGCTATCCTTTCATAACACGGGATATGCTTATCAAGTTATCAAGTTATCCATGAATGCAGATCAATCTAAATACTGGAAAGTAGAACTCTATTATTGCAAGAGATTCATTTTATTCTTCTGTGACTTAATGATACATATTAGCGATGCATATTAGCAGTCTCATACAACCAAAACCATACCCCTCATAGCTAAAGCATATTCCAACTTTGTACTGTTCAATTTGTACAATTACATAGAAGCTTCTTATAGTAAAGGTTCAGCAAAAGTTGGGTTTACCCAAGTACCACAATAAATTTTATGAAGCTTAAATTTGGCAGTGCAGAAATACACGTGTTGCATGGACAGAATTATTTGGTCTATTTGTAATGAATGGAATAGTAGCATTTTAAAAGTTCAAAGTACCCTGACGCAGCACAAAAACTTGGTAGGCACAACAGCTTTGTAGGAAAGCTTAGATATTGAATGTCACCGAACTTATAATAGCAGCTTGGAATAGGATGGCAGAATATGCTTAAGAAGGTGAAAACTGATTGGTAATTCTAGGAATCACTCCTAGGAATCTTTAGGCCTCACACCTAAAGTTGGGATGCATCACACAGCCCTAAGGAAGACGTCAAGTCTGCTGGAAAATTTGATTAATGACCAAAAAACTGCCTTCTCTTTGTGGAGAAGTGGTTATTTATAGATACTAGAACAAAGCTAATTCCAATCCTAATTAGGACTCCTAACTAGAATAGAATTCTAGTAGAAAGCTCGAAAGCTAAGCTTTCTTGTTCCCCATAACAACTAAAATACTAATTACCAAAAATAATTACTAAACACAAAATTACCATAAACACAAAATTCCTGCAACTAATCCAAATTactaaaatacccctactgGTGAAAATTAGAAAACAAACTCCATAGAATTCAAACCAACTCCCAAGTTGGTTCCTTGTCGTCAAAAGCATGCCAAATCAATGCTTGGGCATTCGACACATCCTTCCCACGTCTCCTATAAACCTTAGTGGATTTTTGCCATTTATCTCTATCATACCCCCAAGACGTGCTATTTATTAAAGTTTTTCTTTCCTCTATTATCGGCAGCTGCATATGATTATTTGCAAGTATGTTAGTCATACATTTGCAAAGGGATTGAAAGGGGGCTCTAAGTTTGTATTCCTTTTACTTGTATCTCTACTTTCATCATTTAACATTCTTTtctaacataaaaataattcaaataaaAAGTTCAAATTCCATCTCAACCACCATTCCCCTCAGATAAGAACAAAGAAAACTGAGCACCAGCAAGGGGAAACAAAATAAGTCTCTGAAGGGCATATCTCCCAAAAAAGGCTCTAGATGGATTATAAAAGCTCTATACTTCAGAAAGAAGAGCAGCATAAGATGTGATGTGCCTTTCACAGAATAAATGAATGCACAACTACTCTATAAgaatttcaaaaaagaaatgGTCATGATTGGATTGCCAAGAACCTCTATGTGACAATGAAGACCACCAGAAAATATCATGCATCTCATTGTCTTCATCAAGATAGTTAAAGACACATGCCACGCTGGCATTAACAATAAATTGCTCGTCCATAGCTATTAGCATTTGATCTATAACATTATCAAAGTATGTGTCATTTAGCACAATCTTCTCCAAATATGTTAAATCCTCTAGGTACCTCGTAACTCAAAGGAGACACAACATCAATTAaagctatatatatatttgttgcataaattgtcaagaagataatttgcacacatatttgtCCTCACATCTctgatacatatatatatatatatatatatatatatatatatatatacaagctCCTACAAATATAACCTTACATAACTCAGAAACATGTTTATGTTGGCtaaaatttaagaagatattacACCAAAAGCATTGATGATTCATGTAAAATAATGCATCAAATTAACTTTCTCCGGGTCCCCAACCTCATAGCACCCAGCTGGACCCacaattttctgaaatttgcaCTACAACATTTAAATGCATATATCTATGTACATTTACAGAAATTTGCATACTCTAATGCAGCAAAAAACggtgcatgttcattacatggtACCACATGTTCATATTTACTTCCCTTCGTAAACTCTACATTACAAGTTACAATTATGTTTTCTAGGACGAATCCAAATAATAATCACAATAAGTCGAACTAAAAGCCAAAGTGACTACCTCAAATTCTATTTATGTTGCCAAAACCATTCAAAAGCACCTTTTAGGGGGGCGCAAATAAAAATGAGAGTAGTTCTTAGCTTTTAGCCAAAGGCTCTTAGTCATTTAAGGGACTACTAGTGAAAGCCGCATGTTTAGCAGCCTAATTAGCTAAGTGTAAAGGCttaattttgggatatttaTTGTGAAGGGCATCTAAACCAACTTTTGTAGTAATTCTGTAAAAAATTTACCATCCAATCTACACAGAAAATGTATCCCCTCCATCCAATTTTAGTTGTCATGGCCCAAAGTTGTCCTTCACTTTATACTTGTCATGATCAACTTTAAACAGTCTCAATATATTTGATTGCCCCTCAATTCAAATTTCAATATTCTTAGCTAATTTTCGAGTTTTAACCTTTGTCAACGTTTATTTATTGTTCTCAAATACTATGAAATCAAATACAGGTTTTCAGTTGAGGCATACAAACAAACAAATTATGGCAAATAATAAAATGGGCCAGAATGTAATATTGCTGCTCACCAGCCTAGTGGAAAGAGTGCTGCAGTCATCAGGCCGTCCTGGGAAGACGGTCTCTATGACCATGGTTGGTAAGCCGGCGATAATGTGTTCGTTGGCTGCTCGGCCGCCATCAGCAGCGGCAGCAGTGACGGCTTGCTGGAAGTCAACAGCGCCAACGAGGGTAAGCCGCGCCGAGTCGTTCTCGAATGTTCTGACTCCAGGGAGCTGCTCCTCATTCGACTCAGCCACGGCTTGGAGAAGCTTCTGCTGCCGGCGGTCGTGGTCGTTAGTTAAGGGTACATGTTCAGACGGTTGTGATTTTGGAGGCAAGCAGTGATGACGTGTAATCTTGCGTTGTTTGAGgggcaattctggaaaatggatTGCAGGATGGTATGAAGGGTTGGCGAAGAGATGGCTGGTGTGTGTAATGGTGAACGCCATTTGTGAGAATTTTTCAGCTCTCTCGGGCGGAGGGACTTTCAAGGTATGCTAAAATTCCGGAGATATTTTCTCGCTTAAAGTATCTAAGAATTATCAACTGAGTCCTAAACTTTAGGGTTAAATATCAAAAGTCTCCTGTGGTTTGTGACTCAACGAACGCTCAACTTACCTGTCAGGAATAG
Above is a genomic segment from Coffea eugenioides isolate CCC68of chromosome 5, Ceug_1.0, whole genome shotgun sequence containing:
- the LOC113772322 gene encoding uncharacterized protein LOC113772322 isoform X2, producing MAFTITHTSHLFANPSYHPAIHFPELPLKQRKITRHHCLPPKSQPSEHVPLTNDHDRRQQKLLQAVAESNEEQLPGVRTFENDSARLTLVGAVDFQQAVTAAAADGGRAANEHIIAGLPTMVIETVFPGRPDDCSTLSTRLFLPASKVKEKAKKLKATLSEDILSSTTSENILAMTFRQVVLQQLWSFELVAFRCGTERNIDDFGNLREVLATFTISSSEEHILSVLAEVICSSALESIESHTVGQSFGRASAKFIQWFHKPKRYVSKDSSIILHKLLDNEIAANAKILLDKFSSRRVKSMGIKSKYSWWTLSSDPELEKFNGPEFTAGLNEHIPSYRLQIDAGKFKDVKIEGGNLFTTNIWEILLTHCQMVCLADILDIYYQDDFTLPAKQLSCDAMMNLSNLSRNKSGSSLLKILSATLAGGLLLVMISILSQLYLPNLPRWRKYHKDHSVQSSCIRCIEPESLGLTQLEACCIAVIRKLKDSFGWPGEIITKAGHCAWTGELPLYLKRMVEIDSKTSDVLSTVTLPGERIEEMKGSVQDIASYQVVLSTEGEVVGFQPRSRMAVNHWASNPLTKELYARRNLSPGFLEPGLKIHHPSDVVLLELLMSANPEPHFALVRPVGI
- the LOC113772322 gene encoding uncharacterized protein LOC113772322 isoform X1; this translates as MAFTITHTSHLFANPSYHPAIHFPELPLKQRKITRHHCLPPKSQPSEHVPLTNDHDRRQQKLLQAVAESNEEQLPGVRTFENDSARLTLVGAVDFQQAVTAAAADGGRAANEHIIAGLPTMVIETVFPGRPDDCSTLSTRLFLPASKVKEKAKKLKATLSEDILSSTTSENILAMTFRQVVLQQLWSFELVAFRCGTERNIDDFGNLREQVLATFTISSSEEHILSVLAEVICSSALESIESHTVGQSFGRASAKFIQWFHKPKRYVSKDSSIILHKLLDNEIAANAKILLDKFSSRRVKSMGIKSKYSWWTLSSDPELEKFNGPEFTAGLNEHIPSYRLQIDAGKFKDVKIEGGNLFTTNIWEILLTHCQMVCLADILDIYYQDDFTLPAKQLSCDAMMNLSNLSRNKSGSSLLKILSATLAGGLLLVMISILSQLYLPNLPRWRKYHKDHSVQSSCIRCIEPESLGLTQLEACCIAVIRKLKDSFGWPGEIITKAGHCAWTGELPLYLKRMVEIDSKTSDVLSTVTLPGERIEEMKGSVQDIASYQVVLSTEGEVVGFQPRSRMAVNHWASNPLTKELYARRNLSPGFLEPGLKIHHPSDVVLLELLMSANPEPHFALVRPVGI